The window GCGCCCTGCGCGACGACCCGTTCCACAATGGGGACCCTGCCCGGCGCTCCCCCTCTCCCTGCCCCCCTGCGCTCGAAAGGCCTGATGTGACCGCGAGAGTCCCCACCGAAGACGTCTCCCAGCTGGTCCTGGGCACCGCCCCGGATTCGTGGGGGGTGTGGTTCGCCGCCGACGAGCACCAGGTCGGGTGGAAGCAGTACCTCGACGAGGTCGCGAGGGCGGGCTACGTGTGGACCGAGCTCGGCCCGCAGGGGTTCCTGCCCCAGGACCCGGCCCAGCTCCGCGACGAGCTCGGATCCCGCGGCCTCGAGGTGGCCGGCGGCACCGTCTTCGCCGGGCTCCACAAGGGCAAGGAGGGGCTGGACAAGGCGCTGGCCGACTTCGGCCGCGAGGCCCGACTGCTCGCCGCGGTCGACGCGAAGTA is drawn from Nakamurella deserti and contains these coding sequences:
- a CDS encoding sugar phosphate isomerase/epimerase family protein, whose product is MTARVPTEDVSQLVLGTAPDSWGVWFAADEHQVGWKQYLDEVARAGYVWTELGPQGFLPQDPAQLRDELGSRGLEVAGGTVFAGLHKGKEGLDKALADFGREARLLAAVDAKYLVHLPEQYTDLHTGAATGTADLDPDQWRHLVTGTDTLGKAIYEEHGVQLV